In Poecilia reticulata strain Guanapo linkage group LG1, Guppy_female_1.0+MT, whole genome shotgun sequence, one genomic interval encodes:
- the sorbs2a gene encoding sorbin and SH3 domain-containing protein 2 isoform X7 — protein sequence MNTDSGGIARKSVALSLILSPMKRVQSSPNLATANDSHSSEFDTWRSRSATDGLKNGDASSSSLAAKGFRSVRPNLQDKKSPTQDVSPLPQPPPRRESFNLLSIGTNPPEFNPIIELPNDLSSRRLTFTKNDKAVLKESYTVSSTSSYSYSETSGNSVQQVNQSTAANNMSNLNASATTSTQKRKVSSLKLTPVTIPDPPDHVNPQFEAHSKILTSGSLSPSSPPPQMASNTPQPPSQKASVYVHLNAENLKNPAALASNPRVEVKVPEQDPDQTSTQVKMTMPPPSIPPRPSPAQLLGPPSPDPSARHSPCRCQSSESLNYPSSLMPKALSSPTPYVPSRAVMKTGAISGQSVASFSNMSIGSCVSPATSPVTVSALSHYSSSTAGLLDELHICSLDSPGASPTPSPTLSHVSTYISTAGPDDVLTTSVGSTAAAATVTNGQVLSHAMNGSSSHPQRPMSPPSYPPPPPSLHTGLQRHSRSSEGSESVTRESVVSGHTSISSTVPLARFSEEEKKVSIVKAPHYEGIGPVDESGIPIAIRTTVDRPKDWYKTMFKQIHKVHKADDDYSGTYNATYAFINNADNYSTTMAHPPPRTHTYRPLSKSPSDNGGQRVPREPSPSPAPPPPPPMPSLLQLRARDSDRDKDSTDMNEWGPPDRKVDTRKYRAEPKSIFEYEPGKSSILEHERPTTLHIAPADKASERPASAASDYRKRRKSEPSSSQVNAQSQSRAATSPRPVDAYRSSSSLKKPVIRSSPSSPSRAKGGDACNMFSNSISTPGPYESTSLPPLLSDSDHCHEDASQAGSSSSKQSVFCTNNWQANSQDDKTWSSSEEPPSSGKLKSRSCDDLLNDGHSGSGGQNATRSESAGSLMCDGNIPTVSSSTHSLPPLHRRRAHDSPGFLQLYRKMHQIDRAQLIPSEVIRSVRARILELERQPHLLRHHLSPWIPSWGVEVPRDMVPNRISEYERLIQKSKSMPNLGDGEVPSGTTTPGGSSSRASSGGGVTPSFPKRRFSIESLLEEDPNSNNRTVRHSMDHIPRSPPEGQPRVGPEPGRGKSFSAPPVPQGPQANPDYSDSEQDAIASDLSDFIQVEGSSFCSESDFDHCSLTSSESLYGSSTLHHHLRHHHHHHQGHQSLGQSQGYQHRHLISTCKGRCPASYTRFTTMLRHERERARQENQRQQSRNSHFQIQGSQSHQAMSKLAFLVSPVPFRRKKGSPPTSRRSSGGGGRGSRPKSKQAIYEALDAALRDIYEHIQAERGHRSSRPPDDSILRRILAELLPSVPERSSSLRGRRSCWHGGHSSTSVYPDGSPTGYASHRGEPSTPSLQSPRLQSPISACYGRHLETSNNNEYGEEQGNGNGLCYSDQDVSRSYSTLDDRHTPQSRRATPDKEVSHKQMTQLILFSLLYQKQPARAIYDFKAQTAKELTFKKGDAVNIIRQIDNNWYEGEHRGRVGIFPIAYVEKMPSSEKHQPIRPPPPAQVREIGDAVARYNFNADTNVELSLRKGERIVVVRQVDQNWYEGKIPGTTKQGIFPVSYVEIVKHSPSKSSAHHVDPHAYSRTPSSTPIKSFYHLPPSLPSPQPSVRTLDLQAITSEWLSLTLDPSAPTPTPSLTATPLPPTPPPLPADLTPLLTAQEPTSASAAASHKGFSFSHQPSSRSPVSSDRRAGLGHTPAALCLSQPSPPLPPPLPPPVSSSFTFVLPDRLSMRNGKQLQVSESDSAFSFTRPQPLTCTKSVTGTFPSHLPEQQPSAPAHESSKLPDIELHVRDPYDELLSAAPDEFSADDTDISKEPSVEFICAKLNGESKSRWFQNNIQQPSPPAAAGDSPGTVHLKPQFHEPLSMKPLSVFIEEQPASVNEELVDPHRPPSEQGHTYTELFIEEEDEDMTDKEENIRELNERISPQAETSSSSSSSQLPHSDRLPFLTPSPPASTFPPSVIPASSRSSRSQQHDSSFSPVLPHSPPCLPHLTTCGLPAVSCCPSVPSPPSHLSDPSAVVPVSQTSTSPCPPSPVTSCSVSESVFPPPAPFPPKTASPPLSSPHSPNTAPVVSHAGHRSPKVKDPVVGGKPPRSPILSRRSYLSPVRGRRRLVQDALHGGGDPYQALYNYMPRNEDELELKEGDVVDVMEKCDDGWFVGTSRRSKLFGTFPGNYVKQL from the exons ATAGTGGAGGAATTGCAAGAAAAAGCGTGGCCTTGTCACTCATACTCTCTCCAATGAAGAGGGTCCAGAGCTCACCAAATTTGGCCACAG CTAATGATTCTCACTCATCAGAGTTTG ATACTTGGCGGTCCCGCAGCGCTACTGATGGTTTGAAGAATGGAGATGCCAGCAGTTCATCTCTTGCTGCCAAAGGATTTCGGAGTGTCAGACCCAACCTACAGGACAAAAAGTCTCCCACACAG GATGTCAGTCCCTTGCCACAGCCACCCCCCAGGAGAGAGAGCTTTAACCTCTTGTCCATTGGCACCAATCCACCGGAATTCAACCCAATCATTGAGCTGCCTAATGACTTAAGTTCTAGAAGgctaacattcacaaagaaTGACAAAGCTGTATTAAAAGAATCCTACACAGTTAGCAGCACATCCTCTTACTCTTACTCAGAGACCAGTGGAAATTCAGTCCAGCAGGTTAATCAGTCCACAGCTGCAAATAATATGAGCAACCTCAATGCCTCTGCCACTACCAGCACACAGAAACGTAAGGTTTCTTCACTTAAACTAACCCCAGTCACTATCCCTGACCCCCCTGATCACGTTAACCCTCAATTTGAAGCCCATTCCAAGATCCTGACCTCAGGCTCCCTCTCACCATCTTCTCCACCTCCACAAATGGCTTCAAACACACCCCAACCCCCATCACAGAAGGCTTCAGTTTATGTCCACTTAAAtgcagaaaatctaaaaaatccAGCAGCTTTGGCTTCAAATCCAAGAGTGGAGGTGAAGGTTCCAGAACAAGATCCAGATCAGACCTCAACGCAAGTGAAGATGACAATGCCTCCTCCTTCTATTCCACCAAGACCTTCGCCTGCACAACTGTTG GGGCCTCCTTCCCCTGACCCTTCAGCACGGCACTCCCCCTGTCGCTGCCAGAGCTCTGAATCACTCAACTACCCATCCAGCTTAATGCCCAAGGCCTTATCGTCACCCACCCCATATGTTCCTAGCAGAGCTGTTATGAAAACTGGAGCAATCAGTGGGCAGAGCGTCGCCTCTTTCAGCAACATGAGCATTGGTAGCTGTGTGTCACCAGCGACTTCCCCCGTGACAGTGTCGGCGCTCAGCCACTACTCGTCATCCACGGCGGGTCTGCTTGATGAGCTTCACATCTGTAGCCTGGACTCACCTGGCGCCTCACCCACGCCTTCGCCCACGCTCAGCCATGTCTCTACCTACATATCCACTGCTGGGCCTGATGATGTGCTAACAACCTCTGTGGGCTCCACTGCTGCAGCAGCTACTGTCACTAAT GGTCAGGTTCTTTCTCATGCAATGAATGGAAGTTCCAGCCATCCACAGAGGCCCATGTCTCCACCATCatatcctcctcctcctccatcactCCACACAGGCCTCCAGAGACACAGCAGGAGCTCAG AGGGCAGTGAATCGGTCACCAGGGAGTCTGTGGTTTCAGGTCACACCAGCATCAGCAGCACAGTGCCCCTCGCTCGCttctcagaagaagaaaagaaggtgTCCATCGTTAAAGCCCCGCATTACGAAGGCATTGGACCTGTGGATGAGTCTGGCATCCCTATTGCCATTCGCACG ACAGTTGACAGGCCAAAAGATTGGTACAAAACTATGTTCAAACAGATTCACAAAGTTCACAAAGCAG ATGATGACTACTCTGGCACATACAATGCAACATATGCTTTCATAAACAATG CCGACAACTACAGCACCACCATGGCCCACCCACCTCCTCGGACACACACATATAGACCTCTGTCCAAAAGCCCCTCAGACAACGGTGGGCAGCGGGTTCCTCGGGAGCCCTCACCTTCCccagcaccaccaccacctccaccaATGCCCTCCCTCCTGCAGCTTAGGGCCAGAGACAGCGACCGGGACAAAGATTCAACAGACAT GAATGAATGGGGTCCTCCAGACAGGAAAGTGGACACACGAAAGTACCGCGCAGAGCCCAAGAGTATTTTTGAGTATGAGCCTGGCAAGTCATCAATTCTGGAGCATGAAAGACCA ACGACCCTCCACATCGCCCCGGCTGACAAGGCTTCAGAGAGACCTGCAAG TGCTGCCAGCGACTACAGGAAAAGAAGGAAGTCTGAGCCATCAAGTTCACAAGTGAATGCCCAGTCCCAGAGCAGAGCTGCAACTTCCCCTAGACCAGTGGATGCCTACAGATCCAGCAGCAGCCTAAAGAAACCCGTCATACGTTCCTCACCTTCCTCACCCTCCAGAGCCAAAG GTGGGGACGCATGCAACATGTTTTCAAACAGTATAAGCACCCCAGGTCCTTATGAGAGTacctctctccctcctctccttTCTGACTCTGATCATTGCCACGAGGATGCCAGCCAGGCAGGCAGCTCTTCCTCAAAACAGTCTGTCTTCTGCACAAACAACTGGCAGGCAAACAGCCAGGATGATAAAACATGGAGCAGTTCAGAGGAACCACCCTCCTCTGGCAAGCTCAAATCCCGCAGTTGCGATGACTTGCTTAACGACGGacattctggttctggtggccAAAATGCCACTCGTTCAGAAAGCGCTGGGTCGTTGATGTGTGATGGGAACATTCCTACGGTATCATCCTCTACTCATTCACTGCCCCCTCTCCATCGACGACGTGCGCACGATTCTCCAGGTTTCCTCCAGCTCTATCGTAAAATGCACCAGATTGACCGAGCTCAGCTCATCCCGTCTGAAGTAATCCGTTCCGTACGTGCTCGCATTCTGGAACTAGAGCGCCAGCCTCATTTGCTTCGCCATCACCTTTCTCCTTGGATACCCTCCTGGGGTGTGGAAGTGCCAAGGGACATGGTGCCAAACCGCATTTCCGAATACGAGCGTCTAATTCAGAAGTCCAAATCCATGCCTAACTTGGGTGACGGTGAGGTGCCTTCGGGCACAACAACACCGGGTGGTTCGTCATCTCGTGCTAGCAGTGGGGGTGGCGTGACTCCCAGTTTTCCAAAACGTCGTTTTTCCATTGAGTCATTACTAGAGGAAGATCCCAATAGCAACAACAGGACTGTACGTCACAGTATGGATCATATACCTCGTAGCCCACCGGAGGGACAACCTCGTGTTGGACCCGAGCCCGGACGTGGGAAATCATTTTCGGCTCCTCCTGTTCCTCAAGGCCCACAAGCAAATCCTGACTATTCTGATAGTGAACAAGACGCCATCGCATCTGATCTCAGTGACTTCATCCAGGTGGAGGGTTCTTCATTTTGCAGTGAGAGTGATTTTGACCATTGCTCCCTAACTTCCTCTGAAAGCTTGTATGGATCGTCCACCCTCCACCACCACCTTCgtcaccaccaccatcatcatcaagGTCACCAAAGTCTAGGCCAGAGCCAGGGCTACCAACACCGCCACCTCATTAGCACTTGCAAGGGCCGCTGCCCAGCCTCATACACTCGTTTTACGACCATGCTTCGCCATGAGAGAGAGCGAGCACGACAAGAGAACCAGAGACAGCAGAGCCGCAACAGCCATTTCCAAATTCAGGGCTCGCAGTCTCACCAAGCAATGTCCAAGCTGGCCTTCTTGGTCAGCCCAGTGCCTTTCCGCAGGAAAAAGGGCTCACCACCTACCTCGAGAAGAAGCAGTGGTGGAGGAGGACGGGGTAGCAGACCCAAGTCCAAACAGGCCATTTATGAAGCACTTGATGCAGCCTTGAGAGACATTTATGAGCACATTCAAGCAGAGAGAGGCCACAGAAGCTCTAGGCCACCTGATGACAGTATTTTGAGACGGATCCTGGCTGAACTGTTGCCAAGTGTGCCTGAAAGAAGCTCCTCTTTGCGAGGGCGGAGGAGTTGCTGGCATGGGGGTCACTCCTCTACATCTGTTTACCCAGATGGAAGCCCGACTGGGTATGCTTCACACAGAGGAGAACCATCCACACCAAGCCTACAGTCACCAAGGTTACAGTCGCCAATCAGTGCCTGCTATGGACGACATTTGGAGACGTCAAACAATAATGAATATGGGGAAGAGCAAGGCAACGGAAATGGTCTTTGTTATTCAG ACCAGGATGTATCGAGGAGTTATTCCACCCTGGATGATCGACACACACCGCAGAGCAGAAGAGCAACTCCTGACAAAGAG GTCTCCCATAAACAGATGACACAACTTATTCTGTTCTCTCTCCTCTATCAGAAACAGCCTGCAAGAGCAATTTATGATTTTAAGGCACAAACGGCAAA GGagttgacatttaaaaaggGCGATGCGGTCAACATCATCAGGCAAATAGATAACAACTGGTACGAAGGCGAGCACAGAGGCCGAGTGGGCATCTTCCCCATCGCATACGTTGAG AAGATGCCGTCGTCAGAGAAGCATCAGCCAatccgtcctcctcctccagctcaggTCAGGGAGATCGGCGACGCTGTGGCACGCTATAACTTCAATGCTGACACTAACGTGGAGCTGTCACTAAGAAAG GGGGAGAGAATTGTAGTCGTCAGGCAGGTGGACCAGAACTGGTATGAGGGGAAGATTCCGGGAACAACCAAGCAAGGCATCTTTCCGGTTTCCTATGTTGAAATTGTCAAGCACTCTCCATCCAAGAGCTCCGCCCATCATGTAGACCCGCATGCTTACAGCCGGACACCAAGCTCCACCCCCATCAAG TCCTTCTATCACCTCCCTCCATCTCTTCCTTCCCCTCAGCCCTCTGTGAGAACGCTCGACCTGCAGGCCATCACCAGCGAGTGGCTCTCGCTCACACTGGACCCATCagcccccacccccaccccttCACTCACAGCCACTCCTTTACCTCCCACACCACCCCCTCTCCCCGCCGACCTCACCCCCCTCCTGACGGCACAGGAGCCGACCTCAGCCTCAGCCGCTGCATCACATAAAGGTTTCTCCTTTTCACACCAGCCATCTTCCAGAAGTCCTGTTTCCTCTGACAGGAGAGCGGGTTTAGGTCACACCCCAGCTGCTCTTTGTCTCTCCCAGCCCTCCCCGCCACTGcctccccctcttcctcctcctgtctcttccTCATTCACCTTCGTGCTGCCGGATCGTTTATCGATGCGCAACGGGAAGCAGCTACAGGTTTCTGAGTCAGACAGTGCTTTCAGCTTTACTAGGCCTCAACCTTTGACCTGCACCAAATCAGTGACAGGAACATTTCCCTCACATCTCCCAGAGCAGCAACCATCTGCTCCTGCGCACGAAAGCAGCAAACTGCCCGACATCGAGCTGCACGTTAGAGACCCTTATGATGAGCTGCTGTCAGCAGCTCCAGATGAGTTCAGTGCAGATGACACTGACATTTCAAAAGAGCCTTCAGTAGAGTTCATATGTGCCAAGTTGAATGGTGAATCTAAGAGCAGATGGTTTCAGAACAATATCCAACAACCCagtcctccagcagcagctggtgaCTCACCTGGCACTGTTCACCTAAAACCGCAATTTCATGAACCTTTAAGCATGAAGcctctttctgttttcattgaAGAGCAGCCAGCATCAGTAAATGAGGAGCTGGTTGATCCTCACAGGCCACCTTCAGAACAaggacacacatacacagagtTATTCATAGAGGAAGAAGACGAAGACATGACAGACAAAGAGGAGAACATTAGAGAGTTAAATGAGCGGATAAGTCCACAG GCTGaaacctcttcctcctcctcctcatcacaGCTACCTCACTCTGACCGCCTTCCCTTCCTCACTCCATCCCCCCCAGCATCCACTTTCCCTCCTTCTGTTATTCCTGCCTCCTCCAGATCTTCCCGATCCCAACAACATGACTCCTCCTTTTCCCCTGTCCTTCCTCATTCCCCCCCATGCCTCCCTCACCTTACAACCTGTGGACTTCCTGCAGTCTCCTGCTGCCCGTCTGttccctctcctccctctcacCTTTCGGACCCCTCTGCAGTCGTTCCTGTCTCCCAGACCTCCACTTCTCCCTGTCCACCCAGCCCAGTTACGTCCTGCTCTGTCTCAGAGTCAGTTTTCCCTCCCCCTGCCCCGTTTCCCCCTAAAactgcctctcctcctctctctagTCCCCACTCCCCCAACACTGCCCCCGTTGTATCGCACGCAGGCCATAGGTCCCCCAAAGTGAAG